A region of Coccinella septempunctata chromosome 5, icCocSept1.1, whole genome shotgun sequence DNA encodes the following proteins:
- the LOC123314566 gene encoding transcription factor cwo: MNNLQRSYWGSNTNLHVNYEGNHLLDENSQHKEERSIFPCCDSNLNFSTANCSEDDLEYGNFKRNKNTRQDPMSHRIIEKRRRDRMNNCLADLSRLIPTEYLKKGRGRIEKTEIIEMAIKHMKFLQQDSDPSEQFRLGYQECMSETMRFMVEVEGHFSNEAICVRLLTHLQKHCANLPHRSSHAPQNMPVTDRLMGSGPPMVDRSPIQVPEFQTMKVEIEQNNNNTKDNNTFNNNNTYSTRTNHEENENGHGENGRISYKYKTNIKLRFNQDLNGESNPKRPKLDDDRRSSLNSIENRSMSHSSPPASETCTRTSDAENTNRTSPSDSTLSSNNHLKLESASSNETTNPCSPHDPSLHSLNVKNFKVPIFMLHTKGSFYVPLTVDYKALMPYFPSYEISDEVILHPVTINVNFQPAFNNSLDGPKYKCDYPRTTWH, from the exons ATGAATAATCTGCAGAGGTCTTACTGGGGCAGTAATACAAATTTGCACGTTAACTATGAAGG gaATCACCTATTAGACGAAAATAGTCAGCACAAAGAAGAACGAAGCATATTTCCTTGCTGCGATTC gaatttgaatttttcgactgcCAACTGTAGCGAAGACGATTTAGAGTACGGGAATTTCAAGAGAAATAAGAATACAAGG caaGATCCAATGTCTCACAGAATAATCGAAAAAAGAAGGAGGGACCGCATGAACAACTGCCTCGCAGATCTCTCCCGGCTGATCCCGaccgaatatttgaaaaaaggcaggggtagaatagaaaaaactgaaataatcGAGATGGCCATCAAGCACATGAAGTTCTTGCAGCAGGACTCCGACCCCAGTGAACAGTTCag GTTAGGCTACCAAGAATGCATGTCAGAAACCATGAGGTTCATGGTAGAAGTAGAAGGTCATTTCTCCAATGAAGCCATATGCGTTCGCCTTCTCACACATCTACAGAAACATTGCGCAAACCTACCCCATCGATCCAGCCATGCACCACAAAATATGCCAGTTACCGACAGACTTATGGGATCAGGACCACCAATGGTAGACAGAAGTCCGATACAAGTACCTGAATTTCAAACGATGAAAGTCGAAATCGAACAGAACAATAACAACACTAAAGATAACAATACATTTAATAATAACAACACCTATTCGACCAGAACAAACCACGAAGAGAATGAAAATGGTCATGGAGAAAACGGGAGGATATCATACAAATACAAGACTAACATAAAATTGCGGTTCAATCAGGATTTGAATGGGGAAAGTAATCCTAAAAGGCCTAAACTGGATGACGACAGGAGGAGTTCTCTCAACAGCATAGAAAATAGAAG TATGTCGCACAGTTCCCCGCCAGCAAGTGAAACATGTACAAGAACATCAGACGCTGAAAATACAAACAGGACCTCTCCCTCAGACAGTACCTTATCCTCGAATAACCATTTGAAACTCGAGTCGGCATCCAGCAATGAAACCACCAACCCTTGCTCTCCCCATGATCCATCTCTGCATAGTCTGAACGTGAAGAACTTCAAAGTACCGATTTTCATGTTGCACACCAAAGGATCCTTCTACGTACCCCTGACAGTGGACTACAAGGCCCTTATGCCATATTTCCCCAGCTACGAGATTTCAGATGAAGTTATACTACACCCTGTAACGATAAACGTAAACTTTCAACCAGCTTTCAACAACTCCTTGGACGGCCCCAAATACAAATGCGATTATCCAAGAACAACTTGGCATTGA
- the LOC123313213 gene encoding prolyl 3-hydroxylase sudestada1, which translates to MDEEKRPCGPGPSDLQEDPEEPIIISTTTSDLKGYHPRTGIKEEITSQVKKVKLYPCMNPNLSSEENKAKLKEVWQKGNSFRSDEVEIIVDPFRVCVIDNFLESPDYIDGIRSDFNVLDWNKRKMDLYEFFQSKDLKTLDLDYIKGFYELLKKSVMTWVAEITGYPLEEISATCSCYTNTDYLLVHDDQREDRMVAFVYYMTSSNGWDSSKGGSLDLLSKDEKGLPEKVVRSILPKNNQLVFFPVTNDSYHQVAEVTTLEDTRLTINGWFHVRTPPVFQSPHFEYPVSSLFGKRELKPVEKDLLLESWIEESYLNNEDGTLEDIQKHIEENSEISLREFFRKEALDEIEQCLEIIEENGEKWKRAAPPNRSLYDVLVTDDSLPHSLKRFLDLFQSQQFFDYLKIITDVKFSSMKFEFQRWFPGSYCLLSDYNWSKEELDVIFYIPSGEVEGIVGGRTQYVSIDEEIQEALITIEPLKNRMNLVYRDTARFTSYFSKQSRCEKFYLLICTFSE; encoded by the exons ATGGATGAAGAAAAAAGGCCATGTGGTCCTGGACCGTCTGATTTGCAAGAAGATCCTGAAGAACCAATAATAATATCCACTACCACTTCTGATTTGAAAGGCT ATCATCCCAGAACTGGAATCAAAGAAGAAATTACTAGTCAGGTGAAGAAAGTGAAATTGTATCCCTGTATGAATCCGAATTTATCTAGTGAAGAAAATAAGGCTAAATTGAAAGAAGTATGGCAAAAAGGGAATAGTTTCCGGTCGGACGAAGTAGAGATTATAGTAGATCCGTTCAGAGTGTGTGTTATCGATAACTTTTTGGAAAGTCCGGATTACATTGATGGAATTCGTTCCGATTTCAATGTTTTGGATTGGAACAAAAGAAAGATGGATTTGTACGAATTTTTCCAATCTAAAGATCTAAAGACTTTGGATCTCGATTACATCAAGGGATTTTATGAATTGCTTAAAAAATCTGTTATGACATGG gtAGCAGAAATAACAGGCTATCCGCTGGAAGAAATATCAGCAACATGCAGCTGTTACACAAATACAGATTATCTCTTAGTTCATGATGATCAAAGGGAAGACAGAATGGTAGCTTTTGTATATTATATGACTAGTTCTAATGGCTGGGATTCCAGTAAGGGGGGCAGTCTGGATCTGTTATCTAAAGATGAGAAAGGTCTTCCAGAGAAAGTTGTTAGAAGTATTTTACCAAAGAATAATCAACTAGTATTCTTTCCAGTCACAAATGATTCTTATCATCAG GTAGCAGAAGTTACCACCCTAGAAGACACCCGATTGACCATAAATGGATGGTTTCATGTAAGAACACCACCAGTCTTCCAATCTCCTCATTTTGAATATCCTGTAAGTAGCCTGTTTGGAAAAAGGGAACTGAAACCTGTTGAAAAAGACTTATTGCTTGAGTCTTGGATTGAAGAGAGTTATTTAAACAACGAAGATGGTACACTTGAGGATATTCAAAAGCACATTGAAGAGAATAGTGAAATCTCACTCAGAGAATTTTTTAGGAAAGAAGCTTTGGATGAAATCGAGCAGTGTTTGGAAATTATCGAAGAAAATG gtgaaaAATGGAAAAGAGCTGCTCCTCCAAATAGAAGTTTATATGATGTGCTGGTAACCGATGACTCTTTGCCCCATTCATTAAAACGGTTTTTAGATCTTTTTCAATCGCAGCAGTTCTTCgattatttgaaaattattactgatgTGAAGTTTAGCTccatgaaatttgaatttcagagaTGGTTTCCAGGAAGTTATTGT TTATTATCTGATTACAATTGGAGTAAGGAAGAATTAgatgttattttttatattccatCTGGTGAGGTGGAGGGTATAGTTGGAGGAAGAACACAATATGTGAGTATAGATGAAGAAATACAAGAAGCGCTCATCACAATAGAACCTTTGAAAAATAGGATGAACTTGGTGTATAGAGATACGGCCAGATTTACAAGCTATTTCAGTAAGCAAAGTAGGTGCGAAAAGTTTTATTTGTTAATATGTACGTTTTCTGAATAA